A single genomic interval of Spinacia oleracea cultivar Varoflay chromosome 6, BTI_SOV_V1, whole genome shotgun sequence harbors:
- the LOC110802547 gene encoding scarecrow-like protein 33, with product MGSQFGEISENFVNGNQPVNGSLSPGYDESINYANLFNYKDPSQDLTSLNLPSPLDYPDVPEVSSFLGASQGVELSDDSDSDDVLKYISQMLMEEDMEQKPCMFHDPLALQATEKPFYDALGKKYPLTDHTVDSPDDRSWSSPSDSSGSTCSSSSNSTNSVDPTVVADLSDHSKPLVTQAPPIQSYSQTPTISQWSFGPFSSFSGSTSNGSFPSGLDLPMDMNFFSQKESIIQFQKGMEEASKFLPKNNNIAIDLENINFPSETKQDASTVAVKKEKGESPDESRGSKIHYREDEGFEEGRNSKQSAVSIEEAELSEMFDRVLLCSHPKHDCAIPLDSEKGLPSQASQSQGQQGGKGRPRKQGSNKTMVDLRTLLILCAQSTASDDRRIADELLKQIREHSFAGGDGSQRLAHYFANALEARLAGTGSQIYTALNSKKTSAADMLKAYQFFIRTCPSKKISIGFANHTIFNEANKAAKLHVIDFGILYGFQWPALIERLSERDGGPPKLCITGIDLPQPGFRPAERVEATGRRLAKYCERFKVPFEYHAVAQKWETIRVEDLKIESDEVVAVNCLYRFKNLLDETIVVDSPRNAVLNLVRKIKPNVFVHGVVNGSYNAPFFVTRFREALFHYSTLFDMFDTNASREDSERLMFEKEFYGREIMNVVACEGTERVERPETYKQWQVRLNRTGFRQMPLNQEIINMLRCKVKGNYHRDFVIDVDGHWTLHGWKGRITHAISAWVMA from the coding sequence ATGGGTTCCCAATTTGGggaaatttctgaaaattttgtAAATGGGAACCAGCCTGTGAATGGAAGCCTGTCCCCAGGTTATGATGAGTCAATAAATTATGCCAATTTGTTCAATTACAAAGACCCTTCTCAAGACCTCACTTCCTTGAACCTCCCAAGCCCTTTAGATTACCCGGATGTGCCCGAGGTGAGCTCGTTCTTGGGGGCGAGCCAAGGGGTTGAATTATCAGATGATAGCGATTCGGATGATGTTCTTAAATACATTAGCCAAATGCTTATGGAAGAGGACATGGAGCAGAAACCGTGTATGTTCCATGATCCTTTAGCTCTACAAGCTACTGAAAAACCTTTTTATGATGCATTGGGCAAGAAATACCCTCTCACTGACCATACTGTAGATAGCCCGGATGACCGGTCATGGAGCTCACCTAGTGATTCTAGTGGCAGCACTTGTAGTTCTAGTTCAAATTCAACCAATTCTGTGGATCCTACAGTGGTTGCTGATTTGAGTGATCATAGTAAGCCCTTGGTAACTCAAGCTCCTCCAATTCAATCATATTCCCAGACACCAACCATTTCTCAGTGGTCATTTGGTCCGTTCAGTTCCTTTAGTGGCAGTACTTCTAATGGTTCATTTCCTTCCGGTCTTGATTTGCCAATGGATATGAATTTTTTTAGCCAGAAAGAGTCCATAATTCAGTTTCAGAAGGGAATGGAGGAGGCTAGTAAGTTCCTTCCAAAGAACAATAATATCGCCATTGATCTGGAGAACATCAATTTTCCTAGTGAGACAAAGCAGGATGCTTCAACCGTGGCTGTTAAGAAGGAGAAGGGTGAATCTCCTGATGAATCAAGGGGAAGTAAGATTCATTATCGTGAGGACGAGGGTTTTGAGGAAGGCAGGAATAGCAAGCAGTCAGCTGTTTCTATTGAAGAGGCGGAGTTGTCTGAAATGTTTGATAGGGTTTTGTTATGTTCTCACCCTAAGCACGATTGTGCCATCCCTTTGGACTCTGAGAAGGGATTACCATCACAGGCTAGCCAATCACAGGGACAGCAGGGAGGAAAGGGTCGACCTAGGAAACAAGGTAGTAATAAAACTATGGTTGATCTAAGGACTCTATTAATCCTCTGTGCGCAATCTACTGCATCGGATGATCGTAGAATTGCTGATGAATTGCTGAAGCAGATTAGGGAGCACTCATTTGCTGGAGGGGATGGATCACAAAGGTTGGCTCATTATTTTGCTAATGCTCTTGAGGCCCGCTTGGCTGGAACTGGGTCACAGATTTATACTGCCCTGAATTCCAAGAAAACATCAGCTGCTGATATGCTGAAAGCATATCAGTTCTTCATTCGCACATGCCCGTCGAAGAAGATCTCTATTGGCTTTGCAAATCATACAATTTTTAATGAAGCCAATAAAGCTGCAAAGCTTCATGTCATAGATTTTGGCATCCTCTATGGATTCCAATGGCCTGCCCTTATTGAACGCCTGTCAGAGCGAGATGGTGGTCCCCCAAAACTTTGTATTACTGGGATTGATCTTCCCCAGCCTGGGTTTCGGCCAGCCGAAAGGGTTGAGGCAACAGGACGTCGCTTGGCAAAATATTGTGAACGGTTTAAAGTCCCTTTTGAGTATCATGCTGTTGCACAAAAATGGGAAACAATAAGAGTTGAGGACTTGAAGATAGAAAGTGATGAGGTAGTTGCAGTTAACTGTCTATACAGGTTCAAGAACCTCCTTGATGAGACAATAGTAGTGGATAGTCCGAGGAATGCAGTTCTGAACTTGGTGAGGAAGATAAAACCTAACGTCTTTGTGCATGGTGTTGTGAATGGATCTTACAATGCTCCTTTTTTCGTCACACGTTTCAGAGAGGCCCTGTTTCATTACTCCACCTTATTTGATATGTTTGATACCAATGCCTCCCGGGAGGATTCTGAGAGATTGATGTTCGAGAAAGAGTTTTATGGCAGGGAGATCATGAATGTTGTCGCTTGTGAGGGCACAGAGAGAGTTGAAAGGCCAGAGACATATAAGCAGTGGCAAGTCAGGCTTAACAGGACGGGGTTTAGGCAAATGCCGTTAAATCAGGAGATCATCAACATGCTGAGGTGCAAGGTCAAGGGAAATTACCACCGAGACTTTGTCATTGATGTTGATGGGCATTGGACATTGCACGGATGGAAGGGGCGGATAACCCATGCCATCTCTGCATGGGTTATGGCCTAG